Within Candidatus Goldiibacteriota bacterium HGW-Goldbacteria-1, the genomic segment GAGAGATGCAATAAAAATAAGCGTAACGCTGCCCGTAAAATTGGTTGGGGCAATTAATGAGATGCAAAAGCAGGAAGTGAAATCCTGCAGTGCCATAGTAAGCGAGGCGGTAAGGATGTACTATATAAAAAAACGGATGGATTTTTACCGTCTGGACTTTTCCGCTGCCGGCAAAAAGGCGGGTATTGATACTTTGGGAAAAATAAATAAGGCTGTGCGTAAGGTAAGGGCGGCCGGTTCGGAAAAACTCCGTTCCTGAAACGGACATATTTACATAGGTTTTTGTTTATCCTGAAAAACGTTACCCTGCCGCAAATAAAATCCGCTTGAAAATTCCGCCCGTTGCTATATAATAATCCTGTCATTTTTTTCCACATTTTACTGCAAGGAGAATCCGGAACATGGCAAAAGTTAAAATTTATGTCACTCTTAAAGAAGGAATCCTGGACCCACAGGGAAAAACGATCGGCAATGCCCTTGAAAAAATGGGGTACAAAAACATCGAAGAAGTAAAAGTGGGAAAGTTTATTGAAATAGAGACAAAGGACGCCAAGTCGGCAAAGCTTGAAAAAGAAGTGGATGAAATCTGCGACAAACTGCTTGCCAATCCCAACATTGAAAAATACACATTCAAGGTAGAATAA encodes:
- a CDS encoding phosphoribosylformylglycinamidine synthase subunit PurS (With PurL and PurQ catalyzes the conversion of formylglycinamide ribonucleotide, ATP, and glutamine to formylglycinamidine ribonucleotide, ADP, and glutamate in the fourth step of the purine biosynthetic pathway), which codes for MAKVKIYVTLKEGILDPQGKTIGNALEKMGYKNIEEVKVGKFIEIETKDAKSAKLEKEVDEICDKLLANPNIEKYTFKVE